In Halococcus saccharolyticus DSM 5350, the following are encoded in one genomic region:
- a CDS encoding 50S ribosomal protein L1, which produces MADQDIEEAVTRALDEAPPRNFSETVDLAVNLRDLDLNDPSNRVDESIVLPEGTGQETRIVVFAEGETALRAEEVADDVLDGDDLEELGDDDDEAKDLAGETDFFIAEASMMQDIGRYLGTVLGPRGKMPTPLQPDDDVVETIERMKNTVQLRSRDRRTFHTRVGADDMSAAEIADNIDVIVRRLEADLEKGPLNIDTVYVKTTMGPSVEVA; this is translated from the coding sequence ATGGCAGATCAGGACATAGAGGAGGCCGTGACGCGCGCGCTTGACGAGGCCCCACCGCGGAACTTCAGTGAGACGGTGGACCTCGCGGTCAACCTGCGCGATCTCGACCTCAACGACCCATCGAACCGCGTCGACGAGAGTATCGTTCTTCCGGAAGGAACCGGCCAGGAGACACGGATCGTGGTCTTCGCCGAGGGCGAGACCGCCCTCCGGGCAGAGGAGGTCGCCGACGACGTACTCGACGGCGACGATCTCGAGGAGCTTGGCGACGATGACGACGAGGCGAAGGACCTCGCTGGCGAGACCGACTTCTTCATCGCCGAAGCGAGCATGATGCAGGACATCGGTCGCTACCTCGGGACCGTTCTCGGTCCTCGGGGGAAGATGCCGACCCCACTCCAGCCCGACGACGACGTGGTGGAGACCATCGAACGGATGAAAAACACCGTTCAGCTCCGGAGCCGCGACCGGCGAACCTTCCACACCCGAGTCGGTGCCGACGACATGTCCGCCGCGGAGATCGCGGACAACATCGACGTCATCGTCCGGCGACTCGAGGCCGACCTCGAGAAGGGACCCCTCAACATCGATACGGTGTACGTCAAGACGACGATGGGGCCCTCCGTGGAGGTGGCCTAA
- a CDS encoding 50S ribosomal protein L11, with the protein MAGTIEVLVPGGEADPGPPLGPELGPTPVDVQAVVSEINDRTEAFDGTEVPVTVEYEDDGAFEIDVGVPPTAALVKDEAGFETGSGEPQKNFVADLSVDQVKQIAEQKQSDLLAYDTANAAKEVAGTCVSLGVTIEGEDARTFDDRVDDGEYDETLAES; encoded by the coding sequence CGGGACCGCCGCTCGGACCCGAGCTCGGTCCGACGCCGGTAGACGTGCAGGCGGTAGTCAGCGAGATCAACGACCGTACCGAGGCGTTCGACGGTACCGAAGTCCCCGTCACCGTCGAGTACGAGGACGACGGCGCGTTCGAGATCGACGTGGGTGTGCCGCCGACCGCAGCGCTCGTCAAGGACGAGGCCGGTTTCGAGACCGGCTCCGGCGAACCCCAGAAGAACTTCGTCGCCGACCTCTCGGTCGATCAGGTCAAGCAGATCGCCGAGCAGAAACAGTCCGACCTGCTCGCGTACGACACCGCAAACGCCGCGAAAGAGGTCGCCGGCACCTGCGTCAGCCTCGGCGTTACCATCGAGGGCGAGGACGCACGCACCTTCGACGACCGAGTCGACGACGGCGAATACGACGAGACGCTCGCCGAGTCGTAG